In one window of Carassius carassius chromosome 38, fCarCar2.1, whole genome shotgun sequence DNA:
- the LOC132119429 gene encoding prickle-like protein 2: protein MPLEMEKTVTKLMYDFQRNSTSDDDSGCALEEYAWVPPGLKPEQVHQYYSSLPEDKVPYVNSPGEKHRIKQLLHQLPPHDNEVRYCNSLDDEEKRELKLFSNQRKRENLGRGNVRPFPVTMTGAICEQCGGQINGGDIAVFASRAGHGMCWHPQCFVCSMCDELLVDLIYFSQDGKIFCGRHHAERLKPRCSACDEIIFSDECTEAEGRHWHMKHFCCFECETVLGGQRYIMKEGRPYCCTCFESLYAEYCDSCGEHIGIDQGQMTYDGQHWHATEACFSCARCKKPLLGRPFLPKQGQIFCSRACSVGDDQNGSDSSDSAFQSARSREAHHSSSKFNKSNNSGSGGDGNQGGKGSTGRYSAEVDPLSQQMDLLSLSSQTPSLNRESPSWKTPAEVYVYESHNDLSSNPFHLLSQCNIRTSYSSNLSPGHPADPRPKEPVASKRPPVSALKGQSMNENWFQPRPEDFYPPGLQTQMSFQEVPHNSFMDKRSVSLHVFQREKEKDVGPQMSRSRNPISALGYNEQLTPLEQTPHGSMESLALSNATGTSADGGSKRQEHLSRFSMPDLSKDSGMNVSEKSNMGTLNSSLQFHSSESLRSLNSTQPYLELKAPVQVKFPVQYPRQQPGINALPSGFTYQEEDRVSLVSNANNARLPPMSERSRRRSINHDEPRRRHHHRRSHRSRRSRSDNALNLAAEHRPAQIRSQLYAREDYDQFPPPRGPRDHYGSGSSRLRQQPFRPCPRTTSDLTLQNPALHRHQGPYSWDQYDYDDDWCSTCSSSSESEDEGYFLGEPIPRPVQLRYMPSEELLRKYNSSGLGASGQFGSRGQLHTRKRRKSKNCIIS, encoded by the exons gtacatcagtattatagctcttTGCCCGAGGATAAAGTACCATACGTGAACAGTCCTGGGGAGAAGCATCGCATCAAGCAGCTTCTGCATCAGCTCCCCCCACATGACAATGAG GTGCGATACTGTAACAGTCTGGATGATGAGGAAAAACGAGAGCTGAAGCTCTTCAGCAACCAGAGGAAGAGGGAGAACCTGGGCCGTGGTAATGTCAGGCCCTTCCCGGTCACCATGACTGGAGCTATCTGTGAACAG TGTGGGGGACAGATAAACGGAGGTGACATTGCTGTCTTTGCGTCACGGGCAGGACATGGGATGTGCTGGCACCCACAATGCTTTGTGTGCAGCATGTGCGACGAGCTGCTGGTGGATCTCATCTACTTCTCCCAGGATGGGAAGATTTTCTGTGGCCGCCACCACGCTGAGAGACTCAAACCCCGTTGTTCGGCCTGCGATGAG ATCATTTTTTCAGATGAGTGCACAGAGGCAGAGGGCAGGCACTGGCACATGAAGCACTTTTGCTGTTTTGAGTGTGAGACCGTTCTGGGCGGCCAGCGTTACATCATGAAAGAGGGCCGGCCGTACTGCTGCACCTGCTTTGAGTCCCTGTACGCAGAGTACTGCGATTCCTGTGGGGAACACATCG GTATTGACCAGGGTCAAATGACATATGATGGCCAGCACTGGCATGCCACCGAGGCCTGTTTTAGCTGTGCTCGCTGTAAGAAGCCCCTGCTCGGTCGTCCTTTTCTACCCAAGCAGGGTCAGATCTTCTGCTCTCGGGCATGTAGTGTTGGCGACGACCAGAACGGCTCTGATTCCTCGGATTCTGCATTTCAGAGCGCTCGTTCACGTGAGGCCCACCACAGCAGTTCCAAATTCAACAAGAGCAATAATAGTGGTAGTGGAGGAGATGGGAACCAGGGTGGAAAAGGTTCAACCGGGCGTTACTCTGCTGAGGTTGACCCACTTTCCCAGCAAATGGATTTGCTTAGTCTGTCCAGTCAAACGCCAAGTCTGAACAGAGAATCTCCATCCTGGAAGACACCTGCTGAGGTGTATGTGTACGAAAGCCATAATGACCTCTCTTCAAACCCTTTTCATTTGCTCAGTCAGTGCAACATCCGGACTTCCTATTCTTCAAATCTGTCCCCTggtcacccagcagatccaaggCCCAAGGAGCCTGTGGCCTCCAAGAGACCCCCCGTATCAGCTCTGAAAGGACAGTCTATGAATGAGAACTGGTTCCAACCCAGACCAGAGGACTTTTACCCACCTGGACTGCAAACACAGATGAGCTTTCAAGAGGTTCCACACAACAGCTTCATGGATAAGCGCTCAGTGAGCCTGCATGTATTCCAGAGGGAGAAGGAAAAGGATGTTGGACCGCAGATGAGCCGTAGCAGGAACCCCATCAGTGCTCTTGGCTATAACGAACAGCTCACACCACTGGAGCAGACACCACATGGATCTATGGAGTCATTGGCTCTATCTAATGCTACag GCACCTCTGCAGATGGCGGCAGTAAACGACAGGAGCACTTGTCTCGCTTCTCAATGCCAGATTTGAGCAAAGATTCTGGCATGAATGTGTCTGAAAAGAGTAACATGGGCACACTCAACTCCTCTCTGCAGTTCCACAGCTCTGAATCTCTGCGCAGCCTGAACTCCACACAGCCCTACTTGGAGCTCAAAGCCCCTGTGCAAGTCAAATTCCCTGTGCAATACCCCCGTCAGCAACCTGGAATTAATGCTTTGCCATCTGGTTTTACCTACCAGGAGGAGGATCGTGTAAGTTTGGTTAGCAACGCCAACAATGCTCGTCTACCACCCATGAGTGAACGTTCTCGTCGTCGAAGCATTAACCATGATGAGCCACGCCGTCGCCACCACCACCGTCGCTCCCATCGTTCCAGGCGTTCCCGTTCAGACAATGCACTTAACCTCGCTGCCGAGCACCGCCCAGCTCAGATACGATCTCAACTTTATGCTCGTGAGGATTATGATCAGTTCCCTCCACCCCGTGGGCCACGGGACCACTATGGCAGTGGAAGCAGCAGGCTGAGACAGCAGCCTTTCAGACCTTGCCCTCGAACAACATCTGACCTTACACTTCAAAACCCTGCGCTGCACCGACACCAAGGCCCTTATTCATGGGACCAGTATGATTACGATGATGACTGGTGCTCGACCTGTTCCTCATCTTCCGAGTCAGAAGATGAAGGGTATTTTCTGGGCGAGCCCATTCCCAGACCGGTCCAGCTGAGGTACATGCCCAGCGAAGAGCTGCTACGCAAATACAACTCTTCAGGACTGGGAGCATCCGGTCAGTTTGGGAGCCGAGGACAGTTACACACACGCAAACGTAGGAAAAGCAAGAACTGCATTATATCTTAA